A window of Conger conger chromosome 13, fConCon1.1, whole genome shotgun sequence contains these coding sequences:
- the LOC133108765 gene encoding HMG box transcription factor BBX-like isoform X2 has translation MKAGGRGAEPPVEGEVSGKRPKRKCLQWHPLLSKKTLDFSEDEEEDDEEELEKPPSLCGKSQSKEAEGGVGTEEEEDEVEEEDSSEQRARRPMNAFLLFCKRHRSLVRQEHPRLDNRGATKILADWWAVLEPQEKQKYTDMAKEYKDAFMKANPGYKWCPPSNKSMKAPSSCAGSRKKAWPFPSEVPKDCAASKKLAKAESVPQIHFSMADPTKMGGLSMLLLAGEHALTAREISSKKAPLATDSTKQTGRSDLGQLAEVSSGTPQPTAVDSATEAKVLQVDPAKTSSGTSRLGPTDPTKACVSPPVFRPPEVSSGAQAAVPEGRQCGQSALFQLAEMCLASEEKKTETSAPQPGGQSPAAPSTGIATETVAREQAGDARGAPLSSPSVSSCSSSSLSASSTPTNDTPPPLSQPHAPKKKKKKKREGCGAGEGGASKAEGRSACPPAKPCKRSPSSESDLESLIDTIDAVAKGSWGVEDDRKKPLPPADPSFTKRKSRPKARKPVKAQEEEREEEEDRKPVDAHVPMACPGSDGEGEEPNVKTEPSAGAEEVLAPPSPLAMPMKSEDKMVKLESCGSRKSERTCKGALYKTLVSEGMLTSLRANVDRGRRGSGRGSVSDVEGSWPEESWTLTPPGGNNGKKLKKSKSRDEPGPGLGKLEEEFEKKFNSLPQYSPLAFDRKSACITKRKKSCEEEDEDPPVPVRGSSPSQKKNLFHKIVSKHKHRKEQPATMEKAMLAQTSAAMSAETLPAPHPDQTAKHAVPCPALYPEGQSGAETLVGSQKRKARKRKITHLVRTADGRVSPAEGDRAREAQNQEEKPSTQKSLCNEDQSVQHEACTATAVPADRPGVSGLPAFFSLAALAEVAAMENVQRGPHSASLPQEGQSKEIAQTHVLISCGDQ, from the exons ATGAAGGCGGGAGGACGGGGGGCGGAGCCGCCCGTGGAGGGAGAGGTGAGTGGCAAGCGGCCGAAGCGCAAGTGTCTGCAGTGGCACCCGCTCCTGTCCAAGAAGACCCTGGACTTCTCCGAGGAcgaagaggaggatgatgaggaggagcTAGAGAAG CCCCCGTCACTCTGTGGAAAGAGCCAGAGCAAGGAGGCTGAGGGCGGGGTTgggacagaggaagaggaggatgaggtggaggaggaagacTCTTCGGAGCAGCGTGCCCGGCGTCCCATGAACGCCTTCCTCCTGTTCTGCAAGAGGCACCGCTCCCTGGTGCGGCAGGAGCACCCCCGCCTCGACAACCGCGGGGCCACCAAGATCCTGGCCGACTGGTGGGCCGTCCTGGAGCCCCAGGAGAAGCAGAAGTACACGGACATGGCCAAGGAG TACAAGGATGCTTTCATGAAGGCCAACCCGGGGTACAAATGGTGCCCCCCATCCAACAAGTCCATGAAGGCCCCTTCCTCTTGCGCCGGCTCCCGCAAGAAGGCCTGGCCGTTCCCTTCTGAGGTGCCCAAGGACTGCGCTGCTTCCAAGAAGCTGGCCAAGGCCGAGAGCGTCCCGCAGATCCACTTCTCCATGGCGG ATCCTACCAAGATGGGGGGGCTGAGCATGCTGCTGCTGGCCGGGGAGCACGCCCTGACAGCCCGTGAG ATCTCCTCAAAAAAGGCCCCTTTGGCTACGGACTCCACCAAGCAGACTGGGAGGTCAGACTTGGGCCAGTTAGCTGAG GTTTCCTCTGGGACCCCCCAGCCCACCGCTGTGGACTCGGCCACAGAGGCGAAGGTCTTGCAGGTGGACCCAGCCAAG ACTTCTTCTGGAACATCACGACTGGGGCCCACTGACCCCACGAAGGCCTGCGTGAGTCCTCCTGTCTTCCGCCCCCCTGAG GTATCCAGCGGTGCCCAGGCTGCTGTACCTGAAGGCAGGCAGTGTGGACAGTCTGCTCTTTTCCAGCTGGCTGAG ATGTGTCTGGCGTCGGAGGAGAAGAAGACCGAAACCTCAGCACCacaaccagggggtcagtccccCGCTGCCCCCTCGACAGGCATTGCCACGGAGACGGTCGCTAGGGAACAGGCCGGTGACGCTCGGGGAGCCCCTCTGTCCTCCCCCTCCGTctcttcctgctcctcctcctctctctccgcctcctccaccCCAACCAACGACACACCCCCTCCGCTCAGCCAGCCCCACGCcccgaagaagaagaagaagaagaagagggaaGGGTGCGGTGCCGGAGAGGGCGGAGCCAGCAAGGCCGAGGGCCGGAGCGCGTGCCCCCCCGCCAAGCCCTGCAAGAGGAGCCCGTCCTCGGAGTCCGACCTGGAGAGCCTCATCGACACCATCGACGCCGTCGCCAAGGGGTCCTGGGGCGTCGAGGACGACAGGAAGAAGCCCCTCCCACCCGCAGACCCCAGCTTCACGAAGAGGAAGTCGAGGCCCAAAGCCAGGAAGCCCGTCAAGGCGCAAGAGGAGGAacgggaagaggaggaggaccgCAAGCCTGTGGATGCGCACGTGCCCATGGCCTGCCCTGGGTCTGATGGAGAAGGGGAGGAGCCCAACGTGAAGACAGAGCCCTCAGCCGGTGCAGAGGAGGTGCTGGCTCCACCAAGCCCCTTAGCCATGCCCATGAAGAGTGAGGATAAGATGGTCAAATTGGAGAGCTGTGGCTCCAGGAAGTCGGAGAGGACCTGTAAGGGGGCCCTGTACAAGACCCTGGTGTCTGAAGGAATGCTCACCTCACTGAGGGCCAATGTGGACAGAG gaaGAAGAGGCTCTGGCAGAGGGAGTGTCTCAGACGTAGAGGGCAGCTGGCCTGAGGAGAGCTGGACCTTAACTCCGCCAGGAGGCAACAATGGCAAGAAGCTTAAGAAGTCTAAATCAAGAGACGAGCCTGGCCCTGG TCTCGGgaagctggaggaggagttTGAGAAGAAGTTCAACAGCCTGCCTCAGTACAGCCCCCTGGCCTTCGACAGGAAGAGCGCCTGCATCACCAAGAGGAAGAAGAGCTGtgaggaggaagatgaagatCCGCCCGTACCTGTCAGAG GTTCATCTCCATCTCAGAAAAAGAATTTGTTCCACAAGATTGTTAGCAAGCATAAGCACAGAAAGGAACAGCCCGCTACCATGGAAAAAG CCATGCTGGCTCAAACCTCCGCAGCCATGTCAGCTGAAACCCTGCCCGCTCCACATCCAGACCAGACAGCCAAACATGCTgtgccctgccccgccctgtaCCCAGAGGGCCAGTCTGGGGCGGAGACGCTGGTGGGCAGCCAGAAGAGGAAggcgaggaagaggaagataaCTCACCTGGTGCGCACAGCTGACGGCAGGGTGTCCCCGGCAGAGG GAGACCGAGccagagaggcacagaatcaGGAGGAAAAGCCATCGACCCAAAAGAGTTTATGCAACGAAGACCAGTCAGTGCAGCATGAGGCATGCACTGCCACTGCAGTCCCCGCCGACCGGCCCGGTGTGTCCGGCCTCCCCGCGTTTTTCAGTCTGGCCGCACTGGCAGAAGTGGCAGCCATGGAGAACGTGCAACG AGGCCCGCACTCTGCCAGTCTGCCTCAGGAGGGCCAGTCCAAGGAGATTGCACAGACCCACGTCCTCATATCCTGTGGCGACCAGTga
- the LOC133108765 gene encoding HMG box transcription factor BBX-like isoform X1, translating to MKAGGRGAEPPVEGEVSGKRPKRKCLQWHPLLSKKTLDFSEDEEEDDEEELEKQPPSLCGKSQSKEAEGGVGTEEEEDEVEEEDSSEQRARRPMNAFLLFCKRHRSLVRQEHPRLDNRGATKILADWWAVLEPQEKQKYTDMAKEYKDAFMKANPGYKWCPPSNKSMKAPSSCAGSRKKAWPFPSEVPKDCAASKKLAKAESVPQIHFSMADPTKMGGLSMLLLAGEHALTAREISSKKAPLATDSTKQTGRSDLGQLAEVSSGTPQPTAVDSATEAKVLQVDPAKTSSGTSRLGPTDPTKACVSPPVFRPPEVSSGAQAAVPEGRQCGQSALFQLAEMCLASEEKKTETSAPQPGGQSPAAPSTGIATETVAREQAGDARGAPLSSPSVSSCSSSSLSASSTPTNDTPPPLSQPHAPKKKKKKKREGCGAGEGGASKAEGRSACPPAKPCKRSPSSESDLESLIDTIDAVAKGSWGVEDDRKKPLPPADPSFTKRKSRPKARKPVKAQEEEREEEEDRKPVDAHVPMACPGSDGEGEEPNVKTEPSAGAEEVLAPPSPLAMPMKSEDKMVKLESCGSRKSERTCKGALYKTLVSEGMLTSLRANVDRGRRGSGRGSVSDVEGSWPEESWTLTPPGGNNGKKLKKSKSRDEPGPGLGKLEEEFEKKFNSLPQYSPLAFDRKSACITKRKKSCEEEDEDPPVPVRGSSPSQKKNLFHKIVSKHKHRKEQPATMEKAMLAQTSAAMSAETLPAPHPDQTAKHAVPCPALYPEGQSGAETLVGSQKRKARKRKITHLVRTADGRVSPAEGDRAREAQNQEEKPSTQKSLCNEDQSVQHEACTATAVPADRPGVSGLPAFFSLAALAEVAAMENVQRGPHSASLPQEGQSKEIAQTHVLISCGDQ from the exons ATGAAGGCGGGAGGACGGGGGGCGGAGCCGCCCGTGGAGGGAGAGGTGAGTGGCAAGCGGCCGAAGCGCAAGTGTCTGCAGTGGCACCCGCTCCTGTCCAAGAAGACCCTGGACTTCTCCGAGGAcgaagaggaggatgatgaggaggagcTAGAGAAG cAGCCCCCGTCACTCTGTGGAAAGAGCCAGAGCAAGGAGGCTGAGGGCGGGGTTgggacagaggaagaggaggatgaggtggaggaggaagacTCTTCGGAGCAGCGTGCCCGGCGTCCCATGAACGCCTTCCTCCTGTTCTGCAAGAGGCACCGCTCCCTGGTGCGGCAGGAGCACCCCCGCCTCGACAACCGCGGGGCCACCAAGATCCTGGCCGACTGGTGGGCCGTCCTGGAGCCCCAGGAGAAGCAGAAGTACACGGACATGGCCAAGGAG TACAAGGATGCTTTCATGAAGGCCAACCCGGGGTACAAATGGTGCCCCCCATCCAACAAGTCCATGAAGGCCCCTTCCTCTTGCGCCGGCTCCCGCAAGAAGGCCTGGCCGTTCCCTTCTGAGGTGCCCAAGGACTGCGCTGCTTCCAAGAAGCTGGCCAAGGCCGAGAGCGTCCCGCAGATCCACTTCTCCATGGCGG ATCCTACCAAGATGGGGGGGCTGAGCATGCTGCTGCTGGCCGGGGAGCACGCCCTGACAGCCCGTGAG ATCTCCTCAAAAAAGGCCCCTTTGGCTACGGACTCCACCAAGCAGACTGGGAGGTCAGACTTGGGCCAGTTAGCTGAG GTTTCCTCTGGGACCCCCCAGCCCACCGCTGTGGACTCGGCCACAGAGGCGAAGGTCTTGCAGGTGGACCCAGCCAAG ACTTCTTCTGGAACATCACGACTGGGGCCCACTGACCCCACGAAGGCCTGCGTGAGTCCTCCTGTCTTCCGCCCCCCTGAG GTATCCAGCGGTGCCCAGGCTGCTGTACCTGAAGGCAGGCAGTGTGGACAGTCTGCTCTTTTCCAGCTGGCTGAG ATGTGTCTGGCGTCGGAGGAGAAGAAGACCGAAACCTCAGCACCacaaccagggggtcagtccccCGCTGCCCCCTCGACAGGCATTGCCACGGAGACGGTCGCTAGGGAACAGGCCGGTGACGCTCGGGGAGCCCCTCTGTCCTCCCCCTCCGTctcttcctgctcctcctcctctctctccgcctcctccaccCCAACCAACGACACACCCCCTCCGCTCAGCCAGCCCCACGCcccgaagaagaagaagaagaagaagagggaaGGGTGCGGTGCCGGAGAGGGCGGAGCCAGCAAGGCCGAGGGCCGGAGCGCGTGCCCCCCCGCCAAGCCCTGCAAGAGGAGCCCGTCCTCGGAGTCCGACCTGGAGAGCCTCATCGACACCATCGACGCCGTCGCCAAGGGGTCCTGGGGCGTCGAGGACGACAGGAAGAAGCCCCTCCCACCCGCAGACCCCAGCTTCACGAAGAGGAAGTCGAGGCCCAAAGCCAGGAAGCCCGTCAAGGCGCAAGAGGAGGAacgggaagaggaggaggaccgCAAGCCTGTGGATGCGCACGTGCCCATGGCCTGCCCTGGGTCTGATGGAGAAGGGGAGGAGCCCAACGTGAAGACAGAGCCCTCAGCCGGTGCAGAGGAGGTGCTGGCTCCACCAAGCCCCTTAGCCATGCCCATGAAGAGTGAGGATAAGATGGTCAAATTGGAGAGCTGTGGCTCCAGGAAGTCGGAGAGGACCTGTAAGGGGGCCCTGTACAAGACCCTGGTGTCTGAAGGAATGCTCACCTCACTGAGGGCCAATGTGGACAGAG gaaGAAGAGGCTCTGGCAGAGGGAGTGTCTCAGACGTAGAGGGCAGCTGGCCTGAGGAGAGCTGGACCTTAACTCCGCCAGGAGGCAACAATGGCAAGAAGCTTAAGAAGTCTAAATCAAGAGACGAGCCTGGCCCTGG TCTCGGgaagctggaggaggagttTGAGAAGAAGTTCAACAGCCTGCCTCAGTACAGCCCCCTGGCCTTCGACAGGAAGAGCGCCTGCATCACCAAGAGGAAGAAGAGCTGtgaggaggaagatgaagatCCGCCCGTACCTGTCAGAG GTTCATCTCCATCTCAGAAAAAGAATTTGTTCCACAAGATTGTTAGCAAGCATAAGCACAGAAAGGAACAGCCCGCTACCATGGAAAAAG CCATGCTGGCTCAAACCTCCGCAGCCATGTCAGCTGAAACCCTGCCCGCTCCACATCCAGACCAGACAGCCAAACATGCTgtgccctgccccgccctgtaCCCAGAGGGCCAGTCTGGGGCGGAGACGCTGGTGGGCAGCCAGAAGAGGAAggcgaggaagaggaagataaCTCACCTGGTGCGCACAGCTGACGGCAGGGTGTCCCCGGCAGAGG GAGACCGAGccagagaggcacagaatcaGGAGGAAAAGCCATCGACCCAAAAGAGTTTATGCAACGAAGACCAGTCAGTGCAGCATGAGGCATGCACTGCCACTGCAGTCCCCGCCGACCGGCCCGGTGTGTCCGGCCTCCCCGCGTTTTTCAGTCTGGCCGCACTGGCAGAAGTGGCAGCCATGGAGAACGTGCAACG AGGCCCGCACTCTGCCAGTCTGCCTCAGGAGGGCCAGTCCAAGGAGATTGCACAGACCCACGTCCTCATATCCTGTGGCGACCAGTga